From Impatiens glandulifera chromosome 7, dImpGla2.1, whole genome shotgun sequence:
TGTACTCATTAACGATACTATCAGTTTCTTGTCCACTAAAAAGTATTTGGTCAGATGCAATAAGACCTTTCTTTTGAACTAGATTCTTAAAATAGTTGTTGTCGAACGAATTCGGCGTCACAAGATCAAGAGGTGCAAGATTTTTATCCCCATCACCGACAGTGTTGGGACAACCACGTTGTCGGGTGCTTGCAAAGCCTGCATCAATGTCGCTAGTATTGTCGTATATTCTTCCACGATACGTTACACATTGTGCTTGACCAATCGTGTGGGCACCCGATAAGGCTACCAAGTCCCTCACGTTGagatttttttcatcaaaattatcaataagTTCCTGGAGACTATTAGTAAACCGTGGTAAGTTATCTTCAGCTTCAGAACGGCTTGATGTTGTAGaatctcttcttccaagttTTATGGTCCATGATGGTCCACCAACCTAATAATCCAATTgtcaatatataattttgaaagaCTTACACCAACTAagtaaaagaaattaaagatctctaaaaaaaaaaatgttacaagTTTATATGATCGTCTTGGGTAAAACTTCATCGAaacaatttgaataattttaaatttttaagttgTTTAACTTACTGCAACTGAGGCATCTCGTGCCGCGACAGCAAGGATATCTGCACAAGAAACAACCCCGGGACAAACTTTTTCCACCTCAACCTTGGCATCGTCAATAACTTCAAAACCTCTAGCGGAATTGTTATTCTGAAGGGCGGTTCTTTCGCTATCGGGGACAGCTTCTTCGCTCAACAAGATTGAAGCGTCACATCCCTATAACATGCGAAAATTTGGTTATTATTG
This genomic window contains:
- the LOC124909783 gene encoding lignin-forming anionic peroxidase-like; the protein is MTKVLVFLLFILMNTMLICNSQLSPSYYDDTCPNVLSTIRTSIRQAVSRERRMAASIIRLHFHDCFVQGCDASILLSEEAVPDSERTALQNNNSARGFEVIDDAKVEVEKVCPGVVSCADILAVAARDASVAVGGPSWTIKLGRRDSTTSSRSEAEDNLPRFTNSLQELIDNFDEKNLNVRDLVALSGAHTIGQAQCVTYRGRIYDNTSDIDAGFASTRQRGCPNTVGDGDKNLAPLDLVTPNSFDNNYFKNLVQKKGLIASDQILFSGQETDSIVNEYSNDPAIFKADFANAMVKMGDISPRTGDNGIIRRVCSILA